The genomic DNA GGCTGCCGCGTGCGTGCAAGACCGACATCGCGGTGAACAACGGCAACGTCAGGCCGTGGGGCGCCAGGGCTTCGCTCAAGCGGCGCTTTACCACGCGGTCGGTGCGGCCGATGAGATAGGGGATACGTATCGGCGCTGGCGGCACACCGGCCTTTTCCACCTCCCCGCCAGGGGTTGCATGCGCTTTTGCCTTGGCGCTTTGTCTTGTCTGAGATGCCATTGTGATGCTCGATCCTCGTCGGCGTGGACTGCGGTTAGGGGTTTACGCGCGACAATGATAATCTACTTGTCGTATCAGGCTACCTGATACTATATTGGCAACTCGTTAGCCCGCCACTGATTGAGGAGCCACTGAAATGAGCAACTACGAAGGACGCTGGAAGACTGTCGATGTGAAGGTCGAGCAGGGTATTGCCTGGGTGACGTTCAATCGCCCGGAAAAACGCAACGCGATGAGCCCCACGCTGAACGCCGAGATGGTGCAGGTGTTGGAAACGCTCGAACTCGATGCCGATGCGAAAGTGCTGGTGCTGACCGGTGCCGGTGATGCGTGGACAGCCGGCATGGACCTGAAGGAGTACTTCCGCGAAGTCGACGCGGGCCCGGAGATCCTGCAAGAAAAGATCCGTCGCGATGCCTGCCAGTGGCAATGGAAGCTGTTGCGCATGTATGCCAAGCCGACTATCGCCATGGTCAATGGCTGGTGTTTCGGCGGCGGTTTTCCCCGCTGGTTGCCTGCGATCTGGCGATTGCCGCGGACGACGCCGTTTTCGGGCTGTCCGAGATCAACTGGGGCATCCCGCCGGGAAATCTCGTGAGCAAGGCGATGGCCGATACGGTTGGCCATCGCAAGGCGCTGCACTACATCATGACGGGCGACACATTCACCGGCGTGGAAGCCGCTGCCATGGGCCTGGTCAACGAAAGCGTGCCCAAGGCGAAACTGCGCGAGCGTACGACCGCGCTGGCCGGCAAACTGCTGGAAAAGAACCCTGTGGTGCTGCGTGCGGCCAAGCACGGCTTCAAGCGCTGCCGCGAGCTGACGTGGGAGCAGAACGAGGACTACCTCTACGCGAAGCTTGACCAGGCACAACTGCGCGATCCGGAGCACGGACGCGAGCAAGGCCTCAAGCAGTTTCTCGACGACAAATCGATCAAGCCCGGCCTGCAGACCTACAAGCGCGACTGAAGACGCGGTACCTGGGGCGCCATATCGCCCCGGGCGAGCAGAACGAGGAGACATACCCATGCATGAAGTCACCATGCTGATCGACGGCCAGCCGTGTGCGGCCGAGAGCGGCAAGACGTTTGAGCGTCGCAATCCCGTCACCGGCGCGCCGGCCTCCCGCGCGCCTGCTGCAAGCCTGGCCGATGCTACGCGCGCCGTGCAGGCGGCCGCGGATGCGTTTCCCCGCTGGGCGGCACTGGCCCCCGGCGAGCGCCGCCAGCGCCTGTTGAAGGCCGCCGATCTGATGGACGCGCGCATCGACGAATTCGTCCGTATCGGCGCCGCCGAAACGGGTGGCATGGCCAACTGGTATGGGTTCAACGTCACGCTGGCGGCGAACATGCTCCGCGAGGCCGCGGCGATGACCACCCAGATCGACGGCAGCATCATACCGACCAACTTGCCAGGCAATCTGGCGATGGCCGTGCGCCAGCCGTGCGGCGTCGTGCTCGGCATTGCGCCATGGAATGCCCCGGTTATCCTGGGCACACGTGCATTGGCCATGCCGCTGGCCTGCGGCAACACGGTCATCCTGAAGGCTTCGGAGTCGTGTCCCGGTGTCCACCGGCTTATCGGCACCGTGCTGCAGGAAGCCGGCCTCGGCGACGGCGTGGTCAATGTGGTGACGAATGCGCCGGAGGATGCCGCTGCGGTGGTGGAGCACCTGATCGCGCAGCCTGCCGTGCGGCGCGTGAACTTTACCGGTTCCACCCACGTCGGCCGCATCATTGCCCAGCATGCAGCGCGCCATCTCAAGCCCGCGCTGCTGGAGTTGGGCGGCAAGGCGCCGGTAGTCGTGCTCGAGGACGCCGACCTGGACGCTGCGGTGGAAGCCGTGGCCTTTGGCGCCTTCTTCAACCAGGGCCAGATCTGCATGTCGACGGAACGTGCGATCGTGCACGAGGCGATCGCAGACGATTTCGTCGAAAAACTCGTGGCCAAGGCGCGCACATTGCGCGCCGGCGATCCGACCGATGCCGGCAGCGTGCTGGGCGCGATGGTCAGCGAGCAGGCCGTGCGGAAGATTGCGGCGCTCGTCGAAGACGCACGAACGCAAGGCGCCAGCCTGCCGCTTGGCTTGCACAGCGACGGCGCGATCCTCCAGCCGGTGATCGTGGACGGCATCACGCCCGGCATGAAGCTGTATCGCGACGAGTCCTTCGGCCCCGTGGTGACCGTCGCCCGTGTGAAGGATGACGATGAGGCAGTCGCCATGGCCAATGA from Cupriavidus sp. D39 includes the following:
- a CDS encoding aldehyde dehydrogenase — its product is MHEVTMLIDGQPCAAESGKTFERRNPVTGAPASRAPAASLADATRAVQAAADAFPRWAALAPGERRQRLLKAADLMDARIDEFVRIGAAETGGMANWYGFNVTLAANMLREAAAMTTQIDGSIIPTNLPGNLAMAVRQPCGVVLGIAPWNAPVILGTRALAMPLACGNTVILKASESCPGVHRLIGTVLQEAGLGDGVVNVVTNAPEDAAAVVEHLIAQPAVRRVNFTGSTHVGRIIAQHAARHLKPALLELGGKAPVVVLEDADLDAAVEAVAFGAFFNQGQICMSTERAIVHEAIADDFVEKLVAKARTLRAGDPTDAGSVLGAMVSEQAVRKIAALVEDARTQGASLPLGLHSDGAILQPVIVDGITPGMKLYRDESFGPVVTVARVKDDDEAVAMANDSEYGLSAAVFSRDISRALLVAQRIESGICHINGPTVHDEAQMPFGGVKGSGYGRFGSKASVAEFTDLRWITVQNAPRHYPI